The Bacteroidota bacterium genome window below encodes:
- a CDS encoding aspartyl protease family protein, with amino-acid sequence MRKFSILLFFISAANIFSQPKDETHLIKSYTYSATLPFELVQNLILINNININGRTGSFIFDTGNQAALVLNSSVFQQEVYESVNRQTFTDTAKGITGNIPVSTNIKIDSLTLTSDFTFASLDAVAFNLDKLKPVFGKNFLGFIGYGVLRELEFAIDYNKKAIHIFRIDATGNTLEQPAYKKKPFLNFTLDKGSIMANIYFAGKMLNFFLDTGAPQNSLDATLLPQLDKNYFSFTGLKDTVESANNTVILADNALMQQFSVQDFVFDYMDTNVFPFPGNATYNGILGYPFFKQKMFVFNYRTRQIFITE; translated from the coding sequence ATGAGAAAATTTTCAATACTCCTTTTTTTTATTTCTGCAGCAAATATTTTTTCCCAGCCAAAAGATGAAACGCATTTAATAAAAAGTTACACATATTCAGCTACTCTTCCTTTTGAACTTGTTCAGAATCTGATTTTAATCAATAACATAAATATTAACGGAAGAACCGGCAGTTTTATTTTTGATACGGGAAATCAGGCAGCATTAGTTTTAAACAGTTCAGTATTTCAGCAGGAAGTTTATGAATCTGTGAACAGACAAACCTTTACCGATACAGCAAAAGGAATTACAGGAAACATACCCGTTTCTACAAATATAAAAATTGACAGTTTAACTCTTACAAGTGATTTTACTTTTGCAAGTCTTGATGCAGTTGCATTTAATCTTGATAAACTCAAACCTGTTTTCGGTAAAAACTTTCTGGGATTTATAGGCTACGGAGTTTTAAGAGAACTTGAGTTTGCAATCGATTACAATAAAAAAGCAATACATATATTTCGCATCGATGCAACCGGGAATACTCTCGAACAGCCGGCATATAAGAAAAAACCTTTTTTGAATTTTACTCTGGATAAAGGTTCTATAATGGCTAATATTTATTTCGCGGGGAAGATGCTGAATTTTTTCCTCGATACAGGCGCGCCGCAAAATTCACTCGATGCTACATTGCTTCCACAGTTAGATAAAAATTATTTTTCATTTACAGGATTGAAGGACACTGTCGAAAGCGCAAACAATACAGTGATTCTTGCTGATAATGCATTGATGCAGCAGTTTTCAGTTCAGGACTTTGTCTTCGATTATATGGATACGAATGTGTTTCCATTCCCGGGCAACGCAACATATAACGGGATACTCGGCTATCCGTTTTTCAAACAAAAGATGTTTGTATTCAATTACAGGACAAGACAGATTTTTATAACAGAGTAA
- a CDS encoding DinB family protein, producing MKFSLEKSIEILERAPSAYKELLNGVSDEWSKTNEGQKGDEKSWSPYDVIGHLIHGEKGDWMNRIEIILSDGLDKNFKPFDRFAQFEESKGKSLKDLLGEFMMLRIMNLEKLKAKNITEADLDKKGIHPAFGEVTLRQLLSTWVVHDLNHLAQVTRVMANQYKDNVGPWSEYLRILK from the coding sequence ATGAAATTCTCATTAGAAAAATCAATCGAAATTTTAGAGCGTGCTCCTTCCGCTTACAAAGAATTATTGAATGGAGTATCAGATGAATGGAGCAAAACAAATGAAGGCCAAAAAGGTGATGAAAAATCATGGTCGCCATATGATGTAATCGGACATTTAATTCACGGAGAGAAGGGTGACTGGATGAACCGCATAGAAATTATTTTATCTGACGGTCTTGACAAAAATTTTAAACCGTTCGACAGGTTCGCTCAGTTTGAAGAAAGCAAAGGAAAATCATTAAAGGATTTACTCGGAGAATTTATGATGCTGCGCATTATGAATCTAGAAAAACTAAAAGCCAAAAATATTACTGAAGCTGATCTGGATAAGAAAGGAATTCATCCTGCTTTCGGAGAAGTGACATTACGTCAACTGCTTTCTACATGGGTAGTGCACGATTTGAATCATCTTGCTCAGGTCACAAGAGTTATGGCTAATCAGTATAAAGATAACGTGGGTCCCTGGAGTGAGTATTTAAGAATTTTGAAATGA
- a CDS encoding DUF4288 domain-containing protein — protein MRKYSLLTSWKLRKPDLPDNKRKVVFDYMPKYDYKKFISYPIEERKDLVNNYYKKTGEKIVKQFGFENFNWSNPKLYRNITIHTNLKEFKLFEKKITKNSTVSIKKISHASSVYKSRKPLGFNYYCIRMTVTFSFEGFKTGMQLWEERFVLIKAKNYDDAYKKAEIYKKKSLYKYLNSDQRLVGEKVVSIDDVCESFIFNPEEINNPEGVEVYYKQASRKMTKKRYWDVTKE, from the coding sequence ATGAGAAAGTATTCGCTACTTACAAGTTGGAAGTTAAGAAAACCGGATTTACCTGATAATAAAAGGAAAGTGGTTTTTGATTATATGCCTAAATATGATTACAAAAAATTTATTAGTTACCCTATTGAAGAAAGGAAGGATCTGGTAAATAATTATTACAAGAAGACCGGTGAAAAAATTGTTAAGCAGTTTGGATTTGAAAATTTTAATTGGTCCAATCCTAAGCTATATCGTAATATTACTATTCATACAAACTTGAAAGAATTCAAATTGTTTGAAAAGAAAATTACTAAAAATTCTACAGTTTCCATAAAAAAAATTTCACATGCAAGCAGCGTTTATAAATCCCGGAAACCTTTGGGATTTAATTATTATTGTATTAGGATGACTGTTACTTTTTCTTTTGAAGGATTTAAAACAGGGATGCAGCTTTGGGAGGAAAGATTTGTATTAATAAAAGCAAAAAACTACGACGATGCTTATAAAAAAGCTGAAATTTATAAAAAGAAATCACTTTATAAATACCTTAATAGTGACCAGAGATTGGTAGGAGAAAAAGTAGTAAGTATAGATGACGTTTGTGAATCTTTTATTTTTAATCCTGAAGAGATAAATAATCCTGAAGGCGTTGAAGTATATTATAAACAAGCTTCAAGAAAAATGACTAAAAAAAGATATTGGGATGTTACAAAAGAATAA
- a CDS encoding ABC transporter substrate-binding protein, producing MLVKKIFVLFFLSLFFSSCSKKEEKISTSNSKFTIKDDLGIEVSFDAFPQRIVSMAPNITEGIYAIGADKNLVGVTEFCDYPPEAKQKTKIGGYDNVNFEMVASLKPDITLLTVESTSRPNYQALQNLGIKLFVINAKNIDGVAAMLKNLGKITGREKEADVLANNLIRQRDSIKTVAQTNVKSRCLVIIGTNPIMTASKTSFINELMELSGLQNIYAESSVDYPTISYEDITVKSPSSILLPYDTTKTDKLKIEEEELAKSLSSTEAIKKNNFIVVDNNVVFRPGPRVIDAVRIIRSKVK from the coding sequence ATGCTTGTTAAAAAAATTTTTGTTTTATTTTTCCTCTCACTCTTTTTTTCTTCATGCTCAAAAAAAGAAGAGAAAATTTCTACTTCTAACTCCAAATTTACTATTAAAGATGATTTAGGAATTGAAGTCAGCTTTGATGCATTTCCGCAGAGAATTGTTTCCATGGCTCCGAATATTACTGAAGGAATTTATGCAATCGGCGCTGATAAAAATCTTGTGGGAGTGACTGAATTTTGTGACTATCCGCCTGAAGCAAAACAGAAAACAAAAATAGGCGGCTATGATAACGTTAATTTTGAAATGGTTGCATCGCTTAAGCCGGATATAACTCTGCTTACTGTGGAATCCACATCACGTCCTAATTATCAGGCATTACAAAATCTCGGAATAAAATTATTCGTAATTAACGCTAAGAACATTGACGGAGTTGCAGCAATGTTAAAAAATCTTGGCAAAATAACGGGAAGAGAAAAAGAGGCAGATGTTCTTGCAAATAATTTAATAAGACAACGCGACAGTATAAAAACAGTTGCGCAGACGAATGTTAAATCACGATGCCTGGTTATCATAGGAACTAATCCAATTATGACGGCGAGCAAGACTTCATTTATAAATGAATTAATGGAACTCTCAGGACTTCAGAATATTTATGCAGAGTCATCAGTGGATTATCCTACAATCAGCTATGAAGATATAACTGTAAAAAGTCCTTCATCTATACTTTTACCTTATGATACAACTAAGACAGATAAGTTAAAAATAGAAGAGGAAGAACTGGCAAAATCACTCAGCTCAACGGAGGCAATTAAGAAGAATAATTTTATTGTTGTGGATAATAATGTTGTCTTTCGCCCTGGACCGAGAGTTATTGATGCAGTGAGGATTATAAGAAGTAAAGTGAAGTAA